The DNA sequence tctctctttctctttgCCTCTTGAAGATGAATTCAACTTCTCACTTTCATTTGAATGTTTTAACCGAGAGAAGAAAGACTTCATGGCTGCGCTGATTTATCGCTCCAATCTCCTCGAGTCCCGTGATGAATGCCTGAACTGTACTTGTAATGTCGATACCAATACCGAGCTGCTGCTTTTTCAAGACGTTTTCTGCGAGTGATAACCTATGCTGGAGGTACGTAACGTCAGATGGTGTGCGGACTAAAAGTCTCCCAATCGTAGTTGGTATTCTGAGATATGACTGGTCAAGACGTTTGTTCTACGGTGTTCAATGTTCTTTTGCGGCAAAACCACAAGTCAGACGCGGGTCGGTGCACCTCCACAGTGGATAGTATGTAATATTTTGGAATACGTAATCCATTACCTGCCTATTTCGTCCAGTACGTAATGTGCTACTCCCATCTCAAAATGTATGTTTTATTAGCAGAGTGCGCCGGTGACGTTGGTGATTCACCTCGGCCAAGCGGGACTCAATTATTCTCTCCTTCgtctttcctctttctttctcctcgACTGATCGTATAGTACTCGACAAGGCGTTCACAAGGGATATACACCCACTATACGCATAGCAGTTATCTAACACAACATCCAACAGCATCTTGCACCAGTCAGTGCACTCGGTCGGCTTTTAACGTTGGCTTATGCCGCACAGGAACAGCTTTCCCCACACCACACATGTCGACAGTACTGTAACTCACCACTCGTCAAGTCACAACAGACTACTCAATTCCTGTCTGCACACGTGATCTGAAATGACTCTCCTCTCAAAACCATCCCGCTCCTATGCCAACGTAGAGCACGACGCAGAAGGTCTCAGTGCCGTCGGTAATGGCCCTTATTCATCCACGCAGCAAGGGAAAAAGTTGAGCAAGAAAGGTGATGGATTTAAGACGTACCGTCCTCGTGAGTATTCATCTGCTTCATGTATAACCTGCTGACTTTTCACTAGCCATAAGCGAAACGCACCTTCGACGGTCATTAGGGTATGACCCTCACCCCACGTCTCACTTTGCCCCGCTCCCGTCCGCCTTCCAGTCCCACCGCGTCAAGAAAGAGCAAGCCCTTGCAGGTCAACGTGCCGAAGCCGACCACCTTCTCCAACCGGGCTATCGATCTCACCATCCTTCAGAGGATGCTGACTCTTCCGCCCCTCCACGACGCACAGCAGGTGGTCTTTCAGGACTACGGTCAAGTCCTAGTACATCAAGCTTTAATGGTCCGGCAGCAGCTGGAAGCGGACGTCGAGCAGCCGGAGTGTATATGGATTCAAGTGGGAAACTGCATGATACTGAATACGACCCTTTTGCTGGTGTCAAGGATATGACTAGAGCAAAATCAAATCGCCGAAGCGCATTTGGGAGCGACAGACATCGTCGCGCGGGTTCCTCTTCGTCGTCCTCCAGCGATAGCGACCAGGCTTCGTATCGGCGGCCGAGCCATGATATaagggaggaagaagaggttAGACGCAAGCTGCAGATAGAGAGACAACGGATGGATGATGTTTCGTCTTACGTCGCTAGACGGAAAAGTTTGCTTTCAGAACGAGAAGGAAGTGGTAGAGTTAGTCCATCAATCCGGTCAAGCGAAGATGGACTACCAACAGGTGGTAGCATTGTCACGGGTCGGACGAAATCGCAGCAGGGATACTACTATCCTTCACCTCTATCGCCTTCTTTTGCGACGCAAGGTGCGAGCTTCGCAAACGGTTACCCTTCACGTACTCCTACAATATCTACTTTTCCTGCTTCTGCCGGTGATGGCACACCACCTGAAAAGTCGACAGAAATGACACGAGTTAAGTCGCCTCCGCCTCCACCTAAATACGAACCTCCTGTTCTTGTAGAAAAACCCAAACCAAAGTCCAAAGTTGAAGTGAGGGACGGTACTACCAAAATCATTGGCTTCGATGGACCCTTGCGTCCAGTCTCACCTAACCCACCTACCGAACAATTCTCCAATCTCCGTGTCCGgtc is a window from the Cryptococcus gattii WM276 chromosome L, complete sequence genome containing:
- a CDS encoding uncharacterized protein (Similar to TIGR gene model, INSD accession AAW44972.1) codes for the protein MTLLSKPSRSYANVEHDAEGLSAVGNGPYSSTQQGKKLSKKGDGFKTYRPPISETHLRRSLGYDPHPTSHFAPLPSAFQSHRVKKEQALAGQRAEADHLLQPGYRSHHPSEDADSSAPPRRTAGGLSGLRSSPSTSSFNGPAAAGSGRRAAGVYMDSSGKLHDTEYDPFAGVKDMTRAKSNRRSAFGSDRHRRAGSSSSSSSDSDQASYRRPSHDIREEEEVRRKLQIERQRMDDVSSYVARRKSLLSEREGSGRVSPSIRSSEDGLPTGGSIVTGRTKSQQGYYYPSPLSPSFATQGASFANGYPSRTPTISTFPASAGDGTPPEKSTEMTRVKSPPPPPKYEPPVLVEKPKPKSKVEVRDGTTKIIGFDGPLRPVSPNPPTEQFSNLRVRSPSPSSSSHHLTPPGAPASTGGGLSAASRSSADLTRQVRSPRPIERRHQVREDIYPETPAQTKRRQEREQRRLVSGQGPHAAAHTLPPLANHNNALAVDTALAESGRSRILPEIEIVEDDDPRIIFPKEGKTTRVQKTHDHVIKGPFSHALHARKGSHASSTALNTFNGASNDGPSSGIGHSSSIHDFSSLTRPKSLTGSKPGSSFIDDSGGYLPSRWASGDKSLRVTGDEREKYRPREWGGKYGDLGGREDEWRPTPKDQMKRNLKDIATSARFSLYRTKKKLLRKADL